In Acidobacteriota bacterium, the genomic window AGCCGTGGGGTCGGCCAGCTCGAGGCGCAGGATCTCACCGCTCGCGGGCATCGTCAGCCCGAGGCCGATCATCCCCAGGAGGACCGCCGCCAGACGGTCACGCAGAGTCACGGCGCGCCGGCTCACGACCTTCCCCCCAGGACCCGTCGAACCTCGCCGTGAACTCCCGGCCCGGCGAGCCAGCGCTCGAGCTCGGCCTCGGAGACCAACCCACGCTGCCGTAGGCGCAAACCCAGATGGGCCTGGACGATCGCCGCCTGCTGGTTGGCCAGATGATCCACCCAGCGCATTTCGGCGAGGCGCTCGTCCGAGAGCTCGAAGAGCGCCCCGAGGGCCGCCAGACGAACGTTGAGGCTGGGATCTTCGTCGAGGCGGCGCAGCAGCGCCGCCCGCAGCTCGGGCCGCTCTTCCGCCAGCGGCGAAGCACCATGGACCCCCGCGAGCCGCTCGAAGGTGGTGGGCGCCTCGATGCGAGCCACCAGCGGGCTACCGGTGGGTCGCGGGGCGCTCGGCCACCAGATCACCAGTCCGGCGGCCAGCAGGATGCCCGCCGCCAATGGCCCTATCCAGCGCTGCCGCGGCGACCGCCGACGGCTGCTCCGCAATCTCTCTTCGAAATTCGCCTGCAAACGCTCCATCGGAGCGTCCGCCGCCAGGGCGTCGAGCAGGTTCTCTTCGCGATCGCGCTTCGTCATCGGTCGTCCTCCTGGGTCAACATTCCTCTCAGCTTGCCCCGCGCCCGGTGAATCCGGGCCTTGACGGCACCCGGCGAGATGTCGAGCAAAGCGGCGATATCGCGATGTTCGAGACCTTCGAAGTAGGACAGAAGCAGCACTTCGCGCTCGCCGCCGCCGAGCTCCTGGAGGGCGCGGGTCAGGGCTTCGGCCCGCTGCCGCGCCGCCAGCTCGGCCTCGGGCCCGTCCGAGGTGTCCTCGTGCCCAGGGCTGCCGGCCGTCGGCAGCTCTTCCTCGCCGCGGCGCCGCCCCTTCTCCAGACGATTCCACGCCAGGTTTCGGGCGGTCACCAGCATCCACGGCACGAAGGCCGCCCCGCGGCGGTAGCGCCGCCGCGCCCGGAGGAGGCGCAGGAACGTCTCCTGCACCAGGTCCTCGGCCTCCGACGGGCTTCCCAGGAGGCCGCGCAGGTACCCGAAGAGACGCCTGCCGTGGCGCTCGAAAAGCACCGCCAGGAGATCGAGCTCACCGGCACGCACGGCGCCCATCAAGGCCTCGTCGCTGGCTTCTGGGTTCATGGCTGCAATGGCGGGCGTCGCGGAATCTCGAACTCTTGGCCGTGCACGCTGCGCCACTGCAGTGCGGTGACTTCTCCGTGGGCATTGCGCAGCGGCCGTACTCGGGCGAACAGCGCAGGGTACCAATAGGCATCCTCGCCGACCTCCAGGAGGGGCGTGAAGTAGCCTCCGGTGCCCTTCAGCTCGAGGCCCCGGGAATGACGGACGATGTCGATCTCGAGCCCGTCATGGACCGGATACTTCCCCGTCAGGGAATCATCCCGTCCCCAGCTCAGACCGCGCCGAGGGTGATCCAGCTCGGGCAGCTCGCCGCCGAGCACCAATCGCGGCAGTGCATCTTCGAGGAACTCGAACCCCGACGTCCGGATGTTGCCGGCATAGGCCACCAGAAGCTCGTCCTGCGGATACCACTCGAGGAAGGCGGTGTAGCCGGTGGTCACGCCGTCATGGCCGATCACCGAGCGTCCAGCGCGGCGATAAAAGGCGACCCCGAAGCCGCGACCGTTGCCAGCATCGCCGAGCATCTCGGCGGTCGAGCGCTCGGACAAGACCTCACCGGCCACCAGGGCCTCGGTCCAGCGGGCCAGATCCGCCACCGTCGAGACCACGCCGTCGGCCCCCGGATGCCGCAACCGGCGCCGCGGCGCCGGCCGGAGCTCGCCTCGCGGCCCCCCGGGATCGTACCCCACGGCCTGCTGGGCGAGCCCTTCGAGGCCATCCCAGACGTCCGTGCCGGAGAGCCCGAGGGGACGGAAGAGAGTGCGTCGCAGGTGTTCTTCGAAGGACTCCTCGGTCACCGCCTCGACGACGCAGGCCAGCACCACAAAGCCGCCGTTGCTGTAGGACGTCCGCGATCCCGGATCGAACTCCGGCTCGGCGTCGAGGAGCCGCCGGCAGGTCTCCAGGCGAGACTTCTCCGGCCAGTCCTCGGGCAGATCCCGCCGGATCCCCGAACGATGGTTGAGGAGGTCGATCACCCGCACTGCCCGGGCCGTCGCCGTCTCGACGGACAGGTACCGGGCGACGGGATCGTCGAGGCGCAACCGGCCGCCATCCCGCAGGCGCAAGATCGCCGCAGCGGTGAACTGCTTGCTGATCGAACCGACGGCGAACCGGCTGGTGACGCGGTTGGCCAGTCGCCGCTCGCGGTCGGCCTCGCCATAGGCGCGATGCAGCAGCACCTCGCCGCGATGCTTCACCAGCACCGCGCCGGCCAGGTGCCGATCCTCGACCAGGGGCGCGACCCAGGAATCGAATCGCGAGCCGACGTCGGCGAGGCAGGCCGAAGGCAGGAGAATTAGCAAAACAATCATCAGGAGTTTCTTCATGGACGGCTTCCTCCAGAGGGTTCGAGGCCAGAAGGTTCGAACCAAGTACCGCCCAGTCGGCGACAGGTGACGACAGCGCCCGGATCGGCCGCCCGGAATGGGTCATCCGAAGCCGCCGGATCGGCGAAGCCAGTTTCAGCGTTGAAAGCTATGATCCGTAGCCGTCACCAAAGGAGCCGTGCCGATGCCCGAAGGACCCGAGATTCGCCTGGCCGCCGACCGCGTAGCGACCGCCGTCGCTGGTCGGGTGGCGCGGGAGGTGTTCTTCGCCTTCACCGACCTCAAGCCCTTCGAAGGCGAGCTGCGCGGACGCCGCGTCGTCGAGGTGACCACCCGCGGCAAGGCGATGTTGACCCGCTTCGAGGGCGACCTCGCGGTCTACAGCCACAACCAGCTCTACGGCCGCTGGTACACCATGCCGGCGGGGCGCCTGCCGAAGACCAATCGCCAGCTGCGTTTCGCGGTCCACGGCGAGCGCCGCAGCGCCCTCCTCTACTCGGCCTCGGAGATCGAGGTTCTCGACCCCGAGGGCGAGCGCCACCATCCCTTCCTGCAGCGGCTGGGGCCGGACATCCTGTCCCAAGCCCCGACCGTCGAAGGCCTGACGGATCGCCTTCTCGAGAAACGCTTTCGCGGCCGCCAGCTCGGCGCCCTCCTCCTCGATCAGGGCTTCGTCGCCGGCCTCGGCAACTACTTGCGCGCCGAGATCTTGTTCGAAGCCGGGCTCCATCCCCGCCGTCGCGCCGTCGATTGCGACTTCGACCAGCTACGCTTGCTCGCCGATCGCATGATCACGATCACTCGCCGGGCCTACGACACCCGCGGCATCACCCTGCCGGCGGAGATCTCGGCCGAGCTCGAGGCCGCCGGCCTGACCCGCTCGCGCCGCCGCCACTGGGTCTTCGGCCGCGGCGAGGAAGGCTGCCGCGAATGCCAGGCCGTGATCGCCACCGCCGCCGTCGGCGGTCGCAACTGTTTCTGGTGTCCGGCCTGCCAGGGAGAGATGTCGTGAGCACTGAGGACCGCAAGCGCCCTCGGCGCAAGGTGACGCCGCTGGAGAATGGACAGTGCCTCGAGGTCCTGGTGGTGGGAGCCGGGATCGCCGGCCTGGCGGCGGCCCGCACCCTTCACGACCACGGCCACCGGGTGACGGTGCTCGACAAGGGCCGCGGACCCGGCGGCCGCATGTCGACCCGCCGCCGCGGCGAGCTGCGTTTCGATCACGGGGCCCAATACTTCACCGCCCGGGACCGCCGCTTTCGCCGTTGGGTCGAAACCTGGTTCGAGGACGACCTGGTGGCTCCCTGGAGCGGGCGTCTGGTCACCCTGGAAGCCGATGCCGATGCCGAGCCCCAGCCGAAAACCGCCGCCCGACGTTGGATCGCGGTGCCCGGCATGAACGCCCTGTGCCGCCACCTGGCGGAAGATCTCGAAGTTCACTTCGAGCGTCGCGTCGCGACCCTCGAGCGCCGCGGCGACCGCTGGCTTCCCCGCGATGCCAGCGGTGGCGAGATGGGGGAGTTCGATGCCGCCATCGTAACCGCGCCGGCCCCTCAGACGGCGGAGCTGCTGGCAGTTGTGGCCCCGACCCTCGCCGCGGCCGTCGAGGGCGCCGAGATGGCCCCCTGCTGGGCTGCCATGGCGACCTTCGAGTCGCCCCTCGAGCTGCCCTTCGACGCCGCCTTCGTGCAAGGGTCGCCGCTGGCCTGGCTCGCCGACAACGGCTCCAAGGCCAAGCGGCCGGCGGGCCAGTCCTGGGTCCTCCACGGTTCGCCGGAATGGAGCCAGCGCCACCTCGAAGGAGACCCCGAGGCGGTGGCCGAGGCGCTGGTCGACGCCTTCTGGCAGGCCGTCGGTGGCAGCGCGGTCGCCAGCACCCACCTGGTCGCTCACCGCTGGCGCTATGCCCGCACCGTCACCCCCGTCGGCCAGGCCTGTCTCTTCGACCCCGACCTACGCCTCGCGGCGGCCGGCGACTGGTGCCTTGGCGAACGCGTCGAGCAGGCCTTTCTCTCCGGCTGCGCCGCCGCCGGCCGCCTCCTCGGCCGGCCCGCGATCCCGAGCCAAGGCCTCCTCTTCGAGTGACGTCGGGAGACCACCCGACCTGCGCTTCCTGCGGCCGCCGGATGGAGCCGCGGCGCCGCTGGGCGCGCCAACCTCAGCCGACGCGCTACTGCTCCCCGGCCTGTCGCCGCCGCAGGGTCAACAGAATCGATCACGCCCTCGAAGGAGCGATCCTCGAGCTCCTCGAAGGACGCGCCCGGCATGCCACCATCTGCCCCTCCGAAGCGGCCCGTGCCGTGGCTCCCGAAACCTGGCGCGAGCTGATGGAGCCAGCCCGGCGCGCCGCCCGGCGGCTGGTCGCCGTGGGTCGACTGGAAATTCTCCAAGGGGGCCGCGTCGTCGATCCTTCGACTGCCCGTGGGCCGATCCGCCTACGACGAGCCTTGCGCTCCGAAGGCACTTGAAATTCAGATTTCAAGAAAATATAGTCTCTCTGCTTGAATGTAGTTTCTGAATGATAAATAAATTGCGATCGCGCTCCGTCGAGAAGGCTCGACACGCCTTGGCTCGAGGCCCACCTCCCCCGGAAGTTGCGATCGAGG contains:
- a CDS encoding RNA polymerase sigma factor translates to MNPEASDEALMGAVRAGELDLLAVLFERHGRRLFGYLRGLLGSPSEAEDLVQETFLRLLRARRRYRRGAAFVPWMLVTARNLAWNRLEKGRRRGEEELPTAGSPGHEDTSDGPEAELAARQRAEALTRALQELGGGEREVLLLSYFEGLEHRDIAALLDISPGAVKARIHRARGKLRGMLTQEDDR
- a CDS encoding serine hydrolase domain-containing protein, producing MKKLLMIVLLILLPSACLADVGSRFDSWVAPLVEDRHLAGAVLVKHRGEVLLHRAYGEADRERRLANRVTSRFAVGSISKQFTAAAILRLRDGGRLRLDDPVARYLSVETATARAVRVIDLLNHRSGIRRDLPEDWPEKSRLETCRRLLDAEPEFDPGSRTSYSNGGFVVLACVVEAVTEESFEEHLRRTLFRPLGLSGTDVWDGLEGLAQQAVGYDPGGPRGELRPAPRRRLRHPGADGVVSTVADLARWTEALVAGEVLSERSTAEMLGDAGNGRGFGVAFYRRAGRSVIGHDGVTTGYTAFLEWYPQDELLVAYAGNIRTSGFEFLEDALPRLVLGGELPELDHPRRGLSWGRDDSLTGKYPVHDGLEIDIVRHSRGLELKGTGGYFTPLLEVGEDAYWYPALFARVRPLRNAHGEVTALQWRSVHGQEFEIPRRPPLQP
- the nei gene encoding endonuclease VIII, producing MPEGPEIRLAADRVATAVAGRVAREVFFAFTDLKPFEGELRGRRVVEVTTRGKAMLTRFEGDLAVYSHNQLYGRWYTMPAGRLPKTNRQLRFAVHGERRSALLYSASEIEVLDPEGERHHPFLQRLGPDILSQAPTVEGLTDRLLEKRFRGRQLGALLLDQGFVAGLGNYLRAEILFEAGLHPRRRAVDCDFDQLRLLADRMITITRRAYDTRGITLPAEISAELEAAGLTRSRRRHWVFGRGEEGCRECQAVIATAAVGGRNCFWCPACQGEMS
- a CDS encoding FAD-dependent oxidoreductase, whose translation is MSTEDRKRPRRKVTPLENGQCLEVLVVGAGIAGLAAARTLHDHGHRVTVLDKGRGPGGRMSTRRRGELRFDHGAQYFTARDRRFRRWVETWFEDDLVAPWSGRLVTLEADADAEPQPKTAARRWIAVPGMNALCRHLAEDLEVHFERRVATLERRGDRWLPRDASGGEMGEFDAAIVTAPAPQTAELLAVVAPTLAAAVEGAEMAPCWAAMATFESPLELPFDAAFVQGSPLAWLADNGSKAKRPAGQSWVLHGSPEWSQRHLEGDPEAVAEALVDAFWQAVGGSAVASTHLVAHRWRYARTVTPVGQACLFDPDLRLAAAGDWCLGERVEQAFLSGCAAAGRLLGRPAIPSQGLLFE
- a CDS encoding DUF3253 domain-containing protein, whose product is MTSGDHPTCASCGRRMEPRRRWARQPQPTRYCSPACRRRRVNRIDHALEGAILELLEGRARHATICPSEAARAVAPETWRELMEPARRAARRLVAVGRLEILQGGRVVDPSTARGPIRLRRALRSEGT